Below is a window of Drosophila miranda strain MSH22 chromosome 3, D.miranda_PacBio2.1, whole genome shotgun sequence DNA.
GGCCATATTCAATCCCCAAGCGTATAATAGCATAATATGTTCACGAGACGTAATTACCAATATAATAATTGTGGCATTCAACCTGCTGTTGCAGCTTCGTAAAAATAATTGTTATTTGCTTTGAAATTAATTACATTTTTGGGGTGGACACGATTTGCGAATGCTGCCGCTGGGAATTGTACTTATTCGGTTATTAATTATTGGCCAAAAACTCATTTCAATGCAACGGGCAGGCCAGAAGGTGGCATGCAACATGCCATTTGAAGCAGGCGCGTTAtgaaataataattattaaaataaatgcaaataaaCTGTTATTTGTTTTGTGTCTTCTctatattgttgttgttgttggttcgTTGTGGAAACTGTCGCATCCGCAGCCTTGTGTGGCCGTCGTCCGGCCATTGGTTGCGCCTTTTTGGATGCTGTGGGGGCGCTCTCTGCGCGCAATTTCCGTGCCACAAACGCGTTTAGGCTGGAATTTCAATTATGCACAGGAATGCCCTGCTGCCTGCCCCCTGTTGCCCTCCTTCTTTTTACTTCCGGTGTGCTTCCTGCGGCATGGCCGCAATTATGATGCGCCTTCGCAGATAAAACATCCGCCCCAACCACCCTCACAATAAAGTGAAATATGTCAGGCGACAGCTGTGACCAAAAAAAGGGGAGTCCCATGTACCCCCTGGCATTCCCAGCCGCCTTTCATGGCTGTATAAGGAGCTCCCAAGGCGCCTCACATGCAAATCAAATCAGCGAAAAGCCAATAAAAGAGGTCTACACGGAGGAAAAGGATGCTAGAAATCTGAAATATAATAAAACACCCAAAGAAAATTTATGAAATTTATTAGATTTAGCGCAACTTGTTTGTGCAGTGCAGAGAAGTGAGGGAACACGAAGGAGTATGTCACAGGATAAAGGACTTTAACTGGAGGCACAGGGAGGCACAGGCCTCCCTTTCTCGTCGGAGTAGAATTTAATTTTGAAAGATAAAATTTACAAACGGGATGGAAAGGAGGAGGTTTTTTAGGTTTTTATAAAGTTTCAGTAATTTAATTAATAGTGCAAATATTTGTACGCTTTTACTTCATTTGATTAAAAATCTCCACCCATTTAATTCGTCCACACAAATACCATATCCTCTGGTCCTTTCCAGGCTAAACATGCCAAATGCAGCTCTGGCTGTGGTCCTGGCGCTCTGGCCCCACCGCTGGATGGTCATGCAGTtcgtttccgtttccggtGCGCCTCTAATTAATTGGGGCTTCAGTCCAGCCACGCCTCATGGCCCCTGGCTAAAGGCCATCTCCGCCCTGCCACTGCCCTGCAGCTCTAGGGATTTCTTTccctattttttttttctggtaaATCACGGATTACGGCCCGCCCCACCCACTCATTCAATGTTAATCAATCATGCACACGCCTCATCCATAATTTTGGCCCTGTTTCCGACTTTTAAGGCTTTCAGGCAGCTGGGACTTTCACTTCTTTGGGTGCCTCCCCTCCAAATCCCACTCTGTGGGCAGCctatctctctccctctccctctctagCTATATATCTGTCTTGCCTGTCTCTTTCTGATGCGATGAAAACTTTGATGATTTGCTGTTTGTTGGCTGCTAATAAAACAATTTTCGGTTCACTTTGACCAAAGGGGCCGTGGCCCCATGTCCACACTTTCCGATGCCACAGGCTTTATTACTTACTCGAATCTCGAATACATGAACATTGTTTAGGAAGTTTACAAAAAAACTGCTCGTACGACCACATGACAatctacacacacacacacacacacacacacacacacacactccctctctctatcgatatctctccctctccccctctctgtTTAAGTTCTCCTCCTTGCTCCTGGTCTTGCTTCTCTGGCAGTGCAGCTCCTTGGCTTCTAGTGGTGCCTTcggcagcaaaagcaacaccaacaacagcaacaataaaTTCATTAGCTCGAAGACAATGTGAGAGAGGGGGTAGGGTGCAGGGAGTGGTGTAGTGGAAGCTTACGGAATTCCTGTTTGCCATTGCCTCATTCTTTCGCTCTCccactctctgtctctctcatTTCGTCAAAGCTCTTTTTCGCCTCAAATCGAATGCCCACCCAACATACATAGCATATTCCAGAAAAGGTAAGGCACTCCCCCTCTTCAGGATAGGATATCCCCCGGCTATAGGTCTCTTTTGAACTCTTTCTCGCTATGATTCCAGACTACCTTACCTGCCATGTGATATACTTTTCGTACACCCATTCACCCATTCGACTGCACTATCTTCCCCCCTCGACTCCACTCTCATTTCAAGTGCTTGCAAAATTTATGACGTCAGTCTCAGCGGGTGAAGGATGAAGGGTGGGACTTTATTACATATTATTATGTTGTTGCAAGAAGACAGACGAAGCTGGGGGCCCTGTGTCAAAGGGAATTATATTGTATACTACGGTAGGTATTCCTCCAAGACATTCATTATGCATTTTACTAGGTATTTTAGAAAAACTAAAATACTAATAGGATCTAAAATACAATGCTCCAAGAACAGAATCCGGTTTGAATAGCGAGATATTTAAATTgcttgtttgtttattttgaaTATTCCTAGTGCTAATAAAAGATTTTAATACGGTTTTTAAATACTTCTCATTAGCTGTAaatatattcatatatatattttttttatttaactattattggtttattttaaataatgtattattGATATAATCATTTTTTAGCTGAATTCTATACATTTACAAAAAGCCTTTTTTTTACGGCCcatattttattgttttaatttttgttaaaGAACAAAATTCTATCCACAAAATTCCATCACTTATTTAATAGAAAAACGGATACCTAAATGCCCGTGATAAAAACATCAACTAAATAATTTTGGACCTTCAGAGAAAGATCTATGGAACAGCAAAAATTCACCAGATGCCAAATTAAATGAACGAACTTAAATTAGGAGAAGTAGTGAAAAGAAGGAAAAATTACGAGAAAGTAGAATATAAaacaaatataaataaattacaTAAGAATAACTAAATTGAAAATAAAAgtagaataaaaaaaaaaaacagaaaaaataaTGTATAAAATGTGGAGTagaatataaaaatatatttatattatttttatagaatcaaaataaatatattaaaaagaaaaagaatataaaaatatatatatagaaaatACATATAAAATACTGAGAATAAATTAGCAAAAAACACATAAATAATGTCTTGTTCAATGACACATAtttaaaaatcaattttccACTCAACAAATGTAGATTTAACAAAGAGTTTAAGGTAAAGAAAACCTTTGGTTGGCAAGGAAGAAGCCTGGGCTGCTGTGGACCATTGCCACACAACACTCGTGCCACGAAGTAAACGGAAGGCAGTGTGAAACCTAGTGCCACATATTGTGTGACAATAAATGCTCCCTGTCCCGATTGTGAAATCATgcacacaaaaacagaaatcGAGACAGAAGGGAGAGATACTCGTGTGCAGCTAATGCTGTCCATCCCCGGGGGTGTCCTTGGCATCGCCTTTGGCAATATAAAGTGGCCATAATATGGTTGAGCTCGTGTCTTTTTACGACTCGAATGTGAACGATTATGGCGGTGTGTGGAGGTGTGTTAACGCATCCTCTCTGTGCCATCTGGATGGCTCTCCACCCATCGGCCAGAAAAAGCCAGAAAAATGCAATATCTATAtgtgccagagccagagaaacTTGCACGCAGAGCAGCTGCCATATCTTGTCAGATTTCCCTGTCTGAGGTGAACATGACAGGCCCAGCCATGacgacgtcgtcgtcgtcgtcgatgCCTGCAGGACGTGCCAAGGATAACGCCAACCGAAAACCCTATACGACATTACCACAGTGGCTGTTCCAGGGGGGATGCACTTTAAacagaggggggggggggggggggatattCTGCTGGTGTGCCTCGGACAGGGGAAGCCGGAGTGATGGGAGGAGTAATAGGAGGAGTTGTTGGTCAGTTAACAAATCCAATCAACGCTGCGTATACTTGATATGCAAACACTTCATCCCCCGCCCCCCGAACCAACCCCACACGAAGGAAAACTTTCGCCGTTACGCCATTGCTTTCTCCCCCTCTCTCAGCTGTGTTGCTTCCACCAAATTAGTTTGGCAAACATCAAACAGAAgcaaaagcagaagcagaCGCCCAATAAAAGCACCAGCGACCGAACCAGATGAATATTTCCAACAAAAAagaaatatttatatactcCACATATGTGGGAGAGGGATGTGTGGGGAATAATTCAATTCAAGCAGAAGCTGCAATTCTGAAACCTCTTCTGGTAAAAAGATTCCAAAAACTGTGGCATTTTCTTTCCCTATTCTGGCCGTACAAATCATTGATTCGATATGTTATTTGATAAAAcagtccatccatccatccaaaaaaaaaaagaaaaccatCAAATTTTGAGACATAAATATTGTATGTACTCGTATGTATTGTGTGTACACTTCTAAAGAACcactaaaaaaaaacatacaattTCAGTTTCAGTGAGCAAAGATTTTCGGCATAATCCTTGAGGCCCAACCAGCTGGAAAATGTGTTATTTTATGCCAAAAGGCAATTTCGTAAGGCAATTTCACACAAACTTTTACGGCACTGAAGGAAGTGTACTCAAAAGGAtttgaaatttaaaatattccCCATAATCTGGGCCACCTTAAACACACCAAATGATCAAAGGAACCGAGAGTAAACTTTAACCAGATTAGACTCCCGTTTGCACACAGAAAGCCTCCGAGCCTGCAGGCCTCTTAGCCGTAGGTTAAAGATACAATAATACCATGTCTGTCTGGCATTAAATCGAATTAATGGGAAATAATTACATTTTGAtgttttaattgaatttatgGCAGGACTTGGGTGCCTCTATTGGAATCTATTGGAATATTAATGTTCATCAGTATTTCATTAATTAACGTGAAATTATTGTGAAAATGATTCTCCTCCAGCAGCACAGATGTTCAAGAATAATCCGCTTTTCACCTAGTAACGAATAAGATCTCTTTAAACCAGCATCATAAAGATTTGCCTTTAAAAACACACAAGTCCAGACGGCCAGGCCCCCCTACTGAATTGCGCAATTCTTTGTTTATCTTGTGAAATGTCTGCCCCTCGGGATGAGCCTTATCTAAGTGTTGGAGAGCCCCCCGATTTATCTTTAGGGTGTAATTTGTAACTTTGGGGCTGGTCTGTTGCCTTTTGCTGAATTGCATAAAGACATGGCCTGGCATTCGGTTTGAGTTGCTGTCACGCGAAAGACACACAAAAATGACAAAGATCCTGCAGAATTCCCTGCTGCAGCCAAGGACACGCTACCAGGTGTTGGCCACGATGATCGGTGAGTGGAGGAATCGAATCGATTGTCTCCAAGGACTAATGTCTACTGTGTACAGTGAACATCATAACATTCGGCCATGGCCTGGGCGTGGGCTGGCTCTCGCCGACCCTAACGAAAATCCAATCGCCGAGCTCCCCGCTGGACTTTGAGGTGAACATCGACGAGGTATCCTGGCTGGGCTCCATGATCGGTCTGGGCAGCTTATGCGCCAATCTGACGATAGCCCTGCTCCTGGAACGAGCGGGCAGAAAGTTCTGCATTTACCTTCTGGCCGTGCCCTATGCGGTTCGTAATCTTCTCGATTGTGGGGTTCCCCTAACAGAGATTCGATCCCTCTTTGCAGTGCCTCTGGATACTCGTTTACTTTGCCTCGAATGTTGGCTTTCTGTATGCCGCGCGATTCCTGTGCGGATTTACTGGAGGCGCGGCATTTGTGGTGTTTCCCATTTACATCAGCGAACTGGCGGATACCAGGTATTTCAGATACCCCCCACTACGGAAGCTATAACTCTCTCTTTGTCTTTCGTGTGCAGCATTCGAGGTGCTCTGTGTTCTATGGTGATGCTGTCCTACAACTTTGGCGTACTGGCTGGCTTTGTATTGAGCACATATCTGCCTTATCATGTGGTACCCATGCTGGGCATTTGTCTGCCGATTGCTTACTTTTTGGCCAATCTAATACTACCCGAAACAGCACCATATCTCCTGAGGCAGGGCCAGCTGAGTGCTGCCGAGATATCATTTGATTATTACAAAAATCCAACAGACCGCAAAGCCAAACAGACAACCAAGTGCGATTTTGACGAGCTTCGAACAGCAGTCCTGGCCCAGCAGTGCCAGAACTCAGAGCCTCTGAGTTACAAGGACCTGAGTAAGCAAACAGTTGGGGGGGCACTTCCGTATATTAAATCTCACTTGGATTTCCTGCAGCTACCAGACCCGCCCTGAAGGCCTTTGGGGCAGCTGCTGTGCTCTGCCTGGGACTCGAGTGTTGCAACGTGTACAGCTTCATCAACTACATGTCCGACACCTTTGCCTCGTCCGGACTGGCCCTGGACGCCAACACTTCAACGATCATCATTGGGATAGTGCAAATATTCGGCGTCTATACATCGACCCTGATCGTGGACATTGTGGGACGACGGCTGCTCATGCTGATCTCAACTCTGGGCGTGGGCCTGGGATGCATTGCCTTCGGCTGCTTCACCTACTGTGCGGAGCAGTTCGATCTCACGGCTTTCAATTGGCTGCCGTTGGTGCTGATGATCGTCATCATTTATTTGGCAAACATTGGACTAATCGCCCTCTTCTTCCTCCAGCTGGTGGAACTGTTTCCAGCCAAGGTAATACTTTTAATCCGACTCgattttggtttttatatAGTTTTTGTCCCTGTTTAGATACGCTCGCTGGCCACCTCCATATCGGTGGTGTGGATGAGTATCTTGATCTTTGCCACTTTGAAGCTCTTTCCTCTGATGATGTTCCACTGGGGCATATCGGCCACCATGTGGTTCTCCGGCGCCTGGTCTTTGTtcacatttatttatttactattcTTTTTGCCAGAAACTATGGGCAAGTCCATGATTGAAGATTAAAATTTCTACATTTATGTCTGCCCTTCTTTACAGCGATTATTATCTGCGAATTATAAGATTTGTGATAGCGAAGATTACGTTTAAATCCCCAAAAGTCTGAGCTTCCTAAATCGTATAATGTCTCGTATGCAAATAGTACTATCCATGTCTACTAGATTGCAGAAAAGCTTTGCAATCAGCtcaatttttatagccagaatgagGCAAAAAAAAGTTTACAGCTCTCCCGTCATTTGGCTGTTTGAACACCTGGCTTTCGAACAGCATTAATGCTAGAGCAGTAGTCTTTTCGGGGCACACTTTTAGGATCTACAGGCAGGTAGAGAATCATTACTCAACAACTATTATTctttatcattattatagccagaatgagGCAATAAAGGTTCCAACCTCCCGTCATTTGGCTGTTTGAACCCCTGGCTTTCGAACACACACTTTTATGATCTATAGACAGGTAGCCTATATATAAGCTGAGTCTTAAAACATTGTAAATTTGTGCAACCTCTCAACTCCTGCACACAAAACACTAATTATTCTCCACCTATGTATGTGCTCTTGGCAAATAGTTTATGATTTTCGCATTGAATTTAATAATATTCTGCAAATATTTTCCCCAATTCAATTACAGTTTGCAACAACAAAACTGAATTACGAGAGAAAACTTGCACTTGCAGTTGCACAGAAAACCGAATCATAAAGTTTTGTGTAAATTTTCACAGGCGAAAATTCTGTTGGCCGTATAAATATTGGTCTTGGCCAAGTTGTCCGTTCGTTTTGGCCTGTCTGCGTTGTCTGTGCTGTCTGtgctgtcctgtcctgtctcTCTGTTGCTGCAACATATTGCATTTTAATGggaatttcattttcattgtCAACACTTGTGTGAATTATGAAGGTGGGGGGGGAGTCCCAGCGTCAAGGATAAGTGGGCGAGGATACTCGCTCCCGCCTGGCACACAGTCGTAAATTCTGGCTCAAGATTAAAGCTCCTTGGGATGGTAGAGTGCCGCTGCCATTGGCAGCCACACAGGACATTTGACACTTTTCCGGCTTAATGAGGCACGAAGCTCCCATCTTAGACCCGTATCTGGTCTGACTTGAGCTCCATGGGTTGCTCTCTGGGTGGGTGTCTGGCTGCCTGGCTCTATTGTCTTCTGGCCGCACATTTGCGGACGACGTGTGTCAACGCATTGTGCGGTGTAAATTGCTTGCTTCTATCAACCTTCTACCACCTAaaccccccccctcccccacatAGTACTCCTGTCTTCTGTCTCCTTCTCTTCCCTCCGCTCcgctcctctcctctcctctgctCGACGGGGCTAACCAATGCAGCACTTGTAAGCCACTCCCTCCATCGCCGCCATGCCATCGTTGACAAGTTGTGAGCATAAATTGCAACTGCCTCAGACCGTATACAAAACATGTGAAGGatgcgactgctgctgctttttctCCTACTTCTGTAGGTATGCATACGTATGCACCTCCATGGTGATGCTCCTGACTATGCATGAGACAGACAGGCGTATCCTTGACGCTTTCGGATTTTATTTGCTGGCTTAATAAAGGCATCAGCCACCGGCAGAAGAACCCACCGTCCTGAAGTTGCAATCCCAGCCCCATCCTGCCATCCTGCCATCCTGCCATCCTGCCGCCCCTTGTTAGTCGTGTCTGCCTGTCTGTGGGTTTTGTGGTGCACTTGCTTCCGGTTTGGCGATGTTGCATGATGCAGCGCTTAAATTGCTGCCACAATTACACATGTCGCAGTGTGTCCATGCCTGTGTCTGTGTTTTTGTGACTCCTGCAGGGTCAATGCTGCCTTGACAGCCACACAACCAGCCACAGAACCAGCCAGCACTTCAGCTTTAAAAATGCACCTATTTTCGGTGAAAACCAGCAGATTCTTCTGCGAGACATACTAGGAAGAGCTGCCACTATGGAGGAACTTCAAGCGGTTGAAAGCAGGAGCAGGCGAGAGAGAGCCTGGAGAGCCTCTTACTGCAGGGGAATCGTCTAAGAACCTCAAGAAATTGGTTTTCTACGATAAGCACTTGTGCGATGCTTTCTAACAAGATATGGCCACGTTTGTGGCAGCGACGCGGTTGGGTAAGGGACAGCAGCTGGAGTATAATGGAAGTCCTGGTCTATATCAATCTTGGGCTGGTGCTCTCCGCGGTACGACGATCCTCCATGTCCCAGCAACTGAACGACCTGTACTCCCAGTTATAAAAACGTAACAAAAATGCCGAAATAAACTGCCAAAAGGGGAATTTTGTATGTTTTGCCAACTGGGTTGCCATCCAACTTAATTAACCCCAGATTTATGCACTCCACCAACCCCACCACACACTGCACGCCCCCCCCCCTCATAATCCGCTACTGTggtccaaaaaaaaaaccctccATAATCCTAGTTCTGCCATTGTTTCTGTCTTTTGTTGATAATTACTTTTGATAACTTCGttctctctcgctccctcTCTTCCCCCTGCAGCGCACTGCACCGCACACCGCGCATTCTCTCAGTATCGCTTACAGCTGTTCGCCCTGCTGTTGCTCCTTTCGCTCTCATGCATATGAGGGTCTTTAGGGGCCCCTGCCGCCCCCCCCTACATACAGCCTTCTGGGGCTGCTGCTAAGTGCTTTGTGAGCCTTGAGGTAGGTCGagtaaaaaactgaaaaagcaaaaaaaaagaccacaagcaaaataaaattaaatgcTATGAATAATGCAATTAACGTTGACTAAAGTCGGAACGTGAGACCATGAAACATTATCCCGCGTAAAAGAGACGAAAGAACAAGTTTTTTTTTCAGCTCCTGCAAGTGTTTCCCGATTTAAAGTGGAAACAAA
It encodes the following:
- the LOC108158205 gene encoding facilitated trehalose transporter Tret1-like yields the protein MTKILQNSLLQPRTRYQVLATMIVNIITFGHGLGVGWLSPTLTKIQSPSSPLDFEVNIDEVSWLGSMIGLGSLCANLTIALLLERAGRKFCIYLLAVPYACLWILVYFASNVGFLYAARFLCGFTGGAAFVVFPIYISELADTSIRGALCSMVMLSYNFGVLAGFVLSTYLPYHVVPMLGICLPIAYFLANLILPETAPYLLRQGQLSAAEISFDYYKNPTDRKAKQTTKCDFDELRTAVLAQQCQNSEPLSYKDLTTRPALKAFGAAAVLCLGLECCNVYSFINYMSDTFASSGLALDANTSTIIIGIVQIFGVYTSTLIVDIVGRRLLMLISTLGVGLGCIAFGCFTYCAEQFDLTAFNWLPLVLMIVIIYLANIGLIALFFLQLVELFPAKIRSLATSISVVWMSILIFATLKLFPLMMFHWGISATMWFSGAWSLFTFIYLLFFLPETMGKSMIED